A single Triticum dicoccoides isolate Atlit2015 ecotype Zavitan chromosome 2A, WEW_v2.0, whole genome shotgun sequence DNA region contains:
- the LOC119352145 gene encoding serpin-Z1-like has translation MEDLAGAITDLTALSTRLLLQLSGDGEKRNLAISPLSIHSVLVLLAAGATGDTLDQIVSFLGLSRGAAHAALASEVVTLVFGRADGVEPQIRCAVGVWVDASLRLRPAFADKVASKFKAAVRAMPFRENVEEARVEINRWFEDKTGGFIKDLMPEGHLDAISTVLVIGNALYMRGTWLDPFIPYNTLDDDFFLPDADGSRVRVPFMTSTNDQRISCHPGFKVLLLPYESKGNHEFSMHIYLPDERDGLQALVREISSSGTAEFLDRCVPTRHVAVRNLRIPKFQVSSKIDARDVLKGLGLELPFHFTYDWSEMIEFSEPAPPVAVQNVLHECVVEVNEGGTMAAAATEADLMMGFSITAEEEPAAHVDFVADHPFLFLIREDKSGIVLFTGQVVNPLL, from the exons ATGGAGGACCTCGCCGGAGCCATCACGGACCTGACCGCCCTCTCCACGCggctcctgcttcaactcagcggCGACGGCGAGAAACGCAACCTGGCCATCTCCCCGCTGTCTATCCACTCCGTGCTCGTCCTTCTCGCTGCCGGTGCCACGGGCGACACCCTCGACCAGATCGTCTCCTTCCTGGGCCTCTCCCGCGGCGCTGCGCATGCGGCCCTCGCCTCGGAGGTGGTCACCCTTGTATTCGGGAGGGCCGATGGCGTGGAGCCCCAAATCCGGTGCGCAGTAGGCGTTTGGGTGGACGCGTCGCTCCGGCTGAGGCCCGCCTTCGCCGACAAGGTCGCCTCCAAGTTCAAGGCCGCGGTGCGAGCCATGCCATTCAGAGAGAAT GTGGAAGAGGCGAGGGTTGAGATCAACCGCTGGTTTGAGGACAAGACAGGCGGCTTCATCAAGGACCTCATGCCAGAAGGCCACCTCGACGCCATCTCGACGGTCCTTGTCATCGGCAACGCGCTCTATATGAGGGGCACATGGCTAGATCCGTTCATTCCTTACAACACACTGGACGACGACTTCTTCTTGCCCGACGCCGACGGGAGCCGTGTGCGCGTGCCGTTCATGACGAGCACAAACGATCAGCGAATCAGCTGCCATCCCGGCTTCAAAGTCCTGCTGCTGCCCTACGAGAGCAAAGGCAACCACGAGTTCAGCATGCACATCTACCTCCCCGACGAGCGCGACGGCCTGCAGGCCCTGGTGCGCGAGATCAGCTCCTCCGGCACCGCCGAGTTCCTGGACCGCTGCGTCCCAACACGACACGTCGCGGTGAGGAACCTGAGAATCCCAAAGTTCCAGGTGTCATCCAAGATAGATGCGCGAGATGTGCTGAAAGGCCTTGGTCTGGAGCTACCGTTCCACTTTACATACGACTGGTCGGAGATGATCGAATTCTCAGAGCCAGCGCCGCCTGTAGCGGTGCAGAACGTACTCCACGAGTGCGTTGTGGAGGTGAACGAGGGTGGAACAATGGCCGCTGCGGCCACTGAAGCTGATTTAATGATGGGGTTCTCCATCACGGCGGAGGAGGAACCGGCGGCTCATGTTGACTTCGTGGCAGATCACCCGTTCCTGTTCCTAATCAGAGAGGACAAGAGTGGCATTGTTCTTTTTACCGGGCAAGTGGTCAATCCCCTGCTTTAG